One window of Pseudomonadota bacterium genomic DNA carries:
- a CDS encoding trypsin-like peptidase domain-containing protein, translating into MVLIITCITGGLVYLNASIDPNKTEPRAVTPRGPLTDEENATISIFEHAKKSVVFISTKHRVRDYWTRNIFSVPSGTGSGLIWDSQGHVITNFHVIKGSSEATIRLEDGRDYKASLVGVSPSHDLAVLKIIVTTQSPPPIPIGESENLKVGQKVYAIGNPFGLDWTLTTGIVSALDRSLSTESGQNIEHLIQTDAAINPGNSGGPLLDSYGRLIGVNTAIYSPSGASAGIGFAVPVDTINRVVPQLIQHKKYTPPSIGIQLDPDLNKRITETMGIEGAAILRVFPGSSAAKAGLEAARLRSDGVIVPGDIITKVQGIPVESISKYYGLMDNFKVGEEITLTIHRHGENLDVVVSVQGT; encoded by the coding sequence ATGGTATTGATTATTACCTGCATTACAGGAGGGTTGGTCTACCTTAATGCCTCGATTGATCCAAATAAAACAGAGCCACGAGCGGTAACTCCTAGAGGCCCCTTAACTGATGAAGAAAACGCAACCATATCTATTTTTGAACACGCTAAAAAATCAGTGGTTTTTATCAGTACAAAACATCGCGTTAGAGATTATTGGACACGCAATATATTTTCAGTTCCAAGCGGAACAGGCTCCGGATTAATATGGGATTCACAAGGACATGTGATCACTAATTTTCATGTTATCAAGGGTAGTAGCGAAGCTACTATCAGGCTAGAGGATGGAAGAGACTATAAAGCCAGCTTAGTCGGCGTTAGTCCATCGCACGATCTTGCGGTTCTCAAAATTATAGTCACGACCCAATCACCGCCCCCGATCCCTATTGGGGAAAGTGAGAACCTTAAAGTAGGACAAAAAGTATATGCGATAGGTAATCCATTTGGCTTGGATTGGACGCTAACAACCGGAATAGTCTCTGCTCTTGATCGCAGCCTCAGTACGGAAAGCGGGCAGAATATTGAACACCTAATTCAAACGGATGCCGCAATTAATCCTGGAAACTCAGGAGGGCCCTTGCTTGATTCTTATGGACGATTAATCGGAGTCAACACGGCTATCTATAGCCCATCAGGAGCTTCTGCTGGTATTGGATTTGCAGTTCCAGTTGATACGATCAATCGAGTTGTCCCTCAGTTAATACAACACAAAAAATACACGCCGCCAAGCATCGGTATACAGCTTGATCCTGACCTCAATAAGCGCATTACCGAAACCATGGGCATTGAGGGAGCGGCCATTCTCAGAGTTTTTCCAGGATCTTCGGCTGCAAAGGCCGGGCTTGAGGCTGCCAGACTAAGATCGGATGGTGTTATTGTCCCTGGAGATATAATTACCAAGGTCCAGGGGATACCAGTTGAGTCAATCAGCAAATATTATGGCTTAATGGATAATTTTAAAGTTGGGGAAGAAATT
- a CDS encoding enoyl-CoA hydratase/isomerase family protein — MQTSNFKHVNITINQKVAMVTINRPEKRNALSPEVLQEVTTAFETLPQETGTHVVVFTGGEQYFSAGFDLNEIRKLEKLNNESYTAMFHRTYRSILFCPLPVICAVGGPAIAGGFDLAMMCDFRYASTKAKFGQREIALSLTPILDPLWRIIGLGRAKELTLTGRLYDALEAKEIGFINEVYPTGELLDHVLEIAINMAKFDRQCLIETKQLSNQLLNQDLESSMRIQEWLFRTYIGSKENHERIDTLLENLKRNKS; from the coding sequence ATGCAGACTTCAAATTTTAAGCACGTGAATATCACAATAAATCAAAAGGTCGCTATGGTGACTATCAACCGACCAGAAAAACGAAATGCTCTATCCCCTGAGGTTCTACAAGAGGTCACGACGGCCTTTGAGACGTTACCCCAAGAAACTGGAACACACGTAGTAGTATTTACCGGAGGAGAGCAGTACTTTTCGGCTGGCTTCGATTTAAATGAGATTAGGAAGCTTGAGAAACTGAATAATGAATCCTATACAGCTATGTTTCACCGAACTTATCGGTCTATTTTGTTTTGTCCATTACCCGTGATATGCGCTGTTGGTGGCCCAGCTATAGCTGGAGGATTCGATCTTGCGATGATGTGCGACTTCCGTTACGCGTCGACAAAAGCCAAATTCGGGCAGCGTGAAATAGCGTTATCGCTAACACCAATACTCGATCCCCTTTGGCGCATCATTGGTCTAGGTAGGGCCAAGGAGTTAACACTTACTGGTCGCCTTTATGATGCACTAGAAGCAAAAGAAATTGGTTTTATCAATGAGGTTTATCCAACTGGAGAGCTGTTAGATCATGTTCTCGAAATCGCAATAAATATGGCCAAATTTGACAGACAATGTCTTATTGAAACTAAACAACTTTCAAATCAATTACTCAATCAAGATCTCGAAAGCAGCATGCGCATTCAAGAGTGGTTATTTAGGACTTATATTGGATCAAAGGAAAATCATGAACGAATTGATACTCTCCTAGAAAACCTGAAAAGAAACAAATCTTAA
- the rsgA gene encoding ribosome small subunit-dependent GTPase A, giving the protein MNTESSQLKGTIISAHGRHYSVELTDGFIIMAYPRGRSTKYACGDECLLSVKGSEGRIIAIDDRSSIFWRSDTFKQKLIAANVTMIILVVATDLPINYSLITRCLVAAEEQRISVRILVNKSDLGENTSSNNFIKQYRSLGYDPIAVSAITDTKSIKEIIKDQRIVLVGQSGVGKSTIVNNIISAAHAKTKSISSKLRTGRHTTTHAQLYRLNDSTSLIDCPGLQSFGLNHINPRHLADYFTEFRNYLSQCQFSNCTHTVEPNCHVITAVKDKLILSTRWEEYKAILAEIIGHSVKGTYLLNPIKLKSLI; this is encoded by the coding sequence TTGAATACCGAATCGTCACAACTGAAAGGTACGATCATATCGGCTCACGGAAGGCACTACTCCGTGGAGCTAACTGATGGATTTATCATCATGGCTTATCCTAGAGGTAGATCAACGAAATATGCCTGCGGAGATGAATGCCTTCTCAGCGTAAAAGGCTCAGAGGGCAGAATCATTGCCATTGATGACCGTTCATCTATTTTTTGGCGATCCGACACCTTTAAACAAAAGCTAATCGCGGCAAACGTAACCATGATTATCTTAGTGGTAGCGACTGACCTGCCCATTAATTACTCTCTGATTACACGTTGCTTAGTTGCTGCGGAAGAACAGCGCATTTCAGTGAGGATCCTAGTTAATAAATCAGACTTGGGTGAAAACACCTCATCGAACAACTTCATCAAGCAATATAGGAGTCTCGGATACGACCCTATTGCTGTTTCCGCAATCACCGACACAAAATCGATAAAGGAAATAATTAAGGATCAAAGAATAGTACTTGTTGGCCAATCTGGGGTTGGAAAATCAACAATCGTAAATAATATTATCAGTGCGGCACACGCTAAAACGAAGTCCATATCCAGTAAGTTAAGAACTGGGAGACATACAACGACTCATGCCCAACTCTATCGATTAAACGATTCAACATCATTGATTGACTGCCCTGGATTACAATCATTCGGACTGAACCATATCAATCCACGACACCTAGCCGATTATTTCACGGAATTCCGTAATTATCTCAGTCAGTGCCAATTTTCCAACTGTACACACACGGTAGAGCCGAACTGCCATGTGATTACCGCCGTTAAAGATAAGCTTATTCTCTCTACTAGATGGGAAGAATACAAAGCGATATTGGCAGAAATAATCGGGCATTCGGTAAAAGGAACGTACCTCCTGAATCCTATCAAATTAAAAAGTCTGATATAA
- a CDS encoding 4a-hydroxytetrahydrobiopterin dehydratase produces MNNKITQNLIKQKCKPCEGGVDPIPETQVHLMLNGLSGWSYTENRISKEYKFKDHYQTLAFVNALAWISHREDHHPNLSVGYKTCNVSYTTDAINGLSENDFICAAKVDYLFDL; encoded by the coding sequence ATGAACAATAAAATTACTCAGAATCTTATAAAACAAAAATGTAAGCCTTGCGAAGGTGGCGTAGATCCCATTCCTGAAACTCAAGTTCATCTCATGCTCAACGGCTTGTCGGGATGGAGTTACACTGAAAATCGCATTAGTAAAGAATATAAATTTAAGGATCATTATCAGACACTTGCATTCGTCAACGCATTAGCGTGGATTTCTCATCGAGAAGATCATCATCCGAATCTCTCAGTTGGATACAAAACATGCAATGTGAGCTACACAACCGATGCAATCAATGGGCTCAGCGAGAATGATTTTATTTGTGCAGCTAAAGTCGACTACCTCTTTGACTTATAA
- a CDS encoding M48 family metallopeptidase, whose translation MRQIKAVKSHQDRVPTAFSEDISLESHKKAANYTEEKMKLSNVATFVDAALLLALTFGGILNWLHDFSSATESGTILSGLFFFGLLGLFISMVQLPVDLYKTFILEEKFGFNKMSFSLFFKDLIIGLTVSAVIGSIFIAGLLWVMETAGVNWWWYAWLLAITFWFFIQYISPTVLAPMFNKFSPLNNDKLKERIESLLKKCGFQSSGLFIMDGSRRSSHGNAYFTGFGKSKRIVFFDTLINKHSADEIEAVLAHELGHFKLKHVFKLTCFLVLTSLVFFALLSALQQSEFIHAALNLHAFGSSSLLLAAFYFGLPPFLFLFRPLFAAYLRKNEFEADAYAAQQAPAKDLIKALIKLYKDNSSTLTPDKLYSAFYDSHPPAAARISRLEARIN comes from the coding sequence ATGCGCCAAATCAAGGCCGTGAAATCCCACCAAGATCGAGTGCCTACAGCCTTCTCTGAAGACATTTCTCTGGAATCTCATAAAAAGGCTGCAAACTATACAGAAGAAAAAATGAAGCTATCAAATGTTGCCACCTTTGTGGATGCGGCTTTGCTTCTTGCTTTAACATTCGGAGGCATACTGAATTGGCTTCATGACTTTTCATCGGCGACCGAATCAGGGACCATTCTGTCGGGATTATTTTTCTTTGGGCTCCTTGGTCTATTTATATCCATGGTCCAATTACCCGTTGACTTATACAAGACATTTATCCTAGAAGAAAAATTCGGATTCAATAAGATGTCTTTTTCATTATTTTTTAAAGATTTGATAATCGGGCTCACAGTCTCAGCGGTTATCGGGTCAATTTTCATCGCTGGGCTACTTTGGGTAATGGAGACGGCAGGTGTTAACTGGTGGTGGTATGCCTGGCTGCTTGCTATCACGTTCTGGTTCTTTATCCAGTATATCTCCCCAACGGTCTTAGCGCCAATGTTCAATAAATTTTCACCACTCAATAACGACAAACTAAAAGAACGTATTGAGAGCTTACTAAAGAAGTGTGGCTTTCAGTCTAGCGGGTTATTTATAATGGACGGTAGCCGCAGAAGCAGTCACGGGAATGCGTACTTCACTGGATTCGGGAAATCCAAAAGAATCGTATTTTTTGATACACTGATTAACAAACATAGCGCAGATGAAATTGAGGCTGTTCTAGCACACGAATTGGGACATTTTAAGTTGAAACACGTGTTTAAATTAACATGCTTTTTAGTTCTTACTAGCCTGGTGTTCTTTGCATTACTTAGCGCGCTTCAACAGTCAGAATTTATCCACGCAGCACTCAATCTACACGCGTTCGGCTCGTCTTCTTTGCTGTTGGCCGCTTTTTATTTTGGTCTACCGCCATTCTTGTTTCTATTTCGACCATTATTTGCAGCCTACCTAAGAAAAAATGAATTTGAAGCAGATGCGTATGCCGCGCAGCAAGCTCCCGCGAAAGATCTAATTAAAGCACTCATAAAACTCTACAAAGATAACTCGTCGACGTTAACGCCTGATAAATTATACTCAGCGTTCTATGACTCACACCCACCAGCCGCAGCACGAATTTCAAGACTTGAAGCACGTATTAATTAA
- the orn gene encoding oligoribonuclease, with protein sequence MPQSTENLIWLDMEMTGLNPERDRIIELAIVITDSELNILDDGGVWVIHQSEDILDGMDDWNKGTHGKSGLIERVKMSTSHESEVEQSALEYLKRFLPPNTSPMCGNSICQDRRFMAKWMPELESYFHYRNLDVSTLKELAKRWKPEAIKGLVKHGKHEALADVQETIDELKYYREHFIVS encoded by the coding sequence ATGCCTCAAAGTACTGAAAATTTAATTTGGCTTGATATGGAGATGACGGGGCTCAATCCGGAGCGCGACCGTATTATCGAGTTGGCGATCGTTATCACTGACTCCGAATTGAATATTTTGGATGATGGTGGAGTTTGGGTCATTCATCAATCTGAGGATATTCTTGATGGGATGGATGATTGGAATAAAGGAACTCATGGGAAGAGTGGCCTTATTGAGCGCGTCAAGATGTCTACGAGTCATGAAAGCGAGGTAGAGCAGTCAGCGCTTGAGTATTTAAAGCGGTTCTTGCCCCCGAATACATCCCCTATGTGTGGTAATTCAATTTGTCAGGATAGGCGCTTCATGGCTAAATGGATGCCAGAATTGGAATCTTATTTCCATTACCGAAATCTTGATGTATCAACTTTGAAAGAGCTGGCTAAGCGTTGGAAGCCCGAGGCAATCAAAGGGCTAGTGAAGCATGGGAAGCATGAAGCCCTAGCCGATGTGCAGGAGACAATCGATGAACTTAAATATTATCGAGAACACTTTATTGTTAGTTAG
- the pgi gene encoding glucose-6-phosphate isomerase, translating into MPRIFNSETWKSLENCGQDPNLATIAELFNKDPSRPKKFSLELGGLYLDYSRNQINEKTRDLLLTICDHTHLKDQITAMFLGKKINTSENRAALHTALRSSGKKTPEGPLKEIRISTDANLAQMRILCNKFRDGALIGATGQKIDAVINIGIGGSDLGPKLVYSALKNHHDPHVLFVSNIDESDLTEKLRNVKPAKTLFVIASKTFTTVETITNAKKALSWLTQTLNVDEDSALEHHFVATTANPSAAEEFGIKSKNIFQFCDWVSGRYSLWSAVGLPIALGLGFENFEALLRGAEEMDLHFNSAPSALNLPIMLALVSIWHVNFRNHCAHAILPYTEHLSLLPEYLQQLEMESNGKMVDRSEYPIKHTTAPIIWGARGTNFQHSFAQHLHQSPIVTPCDFIAVVDDAKNHQSVKPLLANCLAQIEALAFGNRGQKRSDEETKPSRIIEGNRPSNVIILDELNAKSLGSLLALYEHKVFVQGVIWNINSFDQWGVELGKSLAKTIEEQLGSDDQSNEKLKSSANLIERISTLKQRSN; encoded by the coding sequence TAAAGATCCTAGTAGACCCAAAAAATTCTCACTTGAGCTCGGTGGACTCTATCTCGATTATTCTCGAAATCAAATTAACGAAAAAACTCGAGACTTACTTTTAACTATTTGTGATCACACGCACTTAAAAGATCAAATCACAGCGATGTTTTTGGGGAAAAAAATCAACACCTCGGAAAATAGAGCCGCGTTGCATACCGCTCTAAGGTCTAGCGGTAAAAAAACCCCCGAGGGCCCACTAAAAGAAATAAGAATATCCACCGATGCCAATCTGGCACAGATGCGCATACTGTGTAATAAATTTAGAGATGGCGCACTCATTGGTGCCACAGGACAAAAGATTGATGCCGTCATTAATATTGGCATTGGCGGCTCAGACTTAGGACCTAAATTAGTATATTCAGCGCTGAAGAACCATCACGATCCACATGTTCTATTCGTATCTAATATTGACGAATCAGACTTAACTGAAAAACTGAGAAACGTTAAACCAGCTAAGACATTATTCGTAATAGCGTCTAAAACCTTCACAACAGTGGAAACGATTACAAATGCAAAAAAAGCACTATCGTGGCTTACGCAAACATTAAACGTTGACGAAGATAGTGCACTTGAGCACCATTTTGTCGCAACTACGGCAAACCCCTCTGCCGCAGAAGAATTCGGAATCAAGTCAAAAAATATTTTTCAATTCTGCGATTGGGTTAGCGGTCGCTATTCGCTTTGGTCTGCAGTTGGCCTTCCGATTGCGCTAGGACTAGGATTTGAGAATTTCGAAGCACTTCTAAGAGGCGCTGAAGAAATGGACCTACACTTTAATAGCGCTCCCTCTGCGCTTAACTTACCAATCATGCTCGCACTAGTCAGTATTTGGCATGTTAACTTTAGAAATCACTGCGCTCACGCGATACTCCCTTACACAGAGCATCTTTCATTGTTGCCAGAATACCTGCAACAACTCGAAATGGAGTCTAACGGTAAAATGGTAGACAGATCCGAGTATCCCATAAAACACACCACCGCTCCAATCATTTGGGGCGCTAGAGGAACGAACTTCCAACACAGCTTCGCACAACACCTGCACCAAAGTCCAATCGTAACCCCCTGCGACTTTATTGCTGTCGTAGACGACGCTAAAAACCATCAAAGCGTCAAACCCTTGCTCGCCAACTGCCTCGCGCAGATCGAAGCCTTAGCATTCGGCAATCGAGGCCAAAAGAGATCTGATGAAGAAACAAAGCCTTCACGAATCATTGAGGGGAATCGCCCATCCAATGTAATTATATTGGACGAATTAAATGCAAAATCATTGGGTAGCCTGCTCGCTTTATATGAACATAAAGTATTTGTTCAGGGGGTCATTTGGAACATTAATTCTTTCGACCAATGGGGCGTTGAACTTGGCAAATCGCTCGCAAAAACGATTGAGGAACAGTTAGGCTCGGATGATCAATCCAACGAAAAACTTAAGTCCAGCGCCAATCTAATAGAACGTATCAGCACGCTAAAACAAAGATCTAACTAA